A single region of the Caballeronia insecticola genome encodes:
- a CDS encoding ABC transporter permease, which translates to MIDDTQRAAPIVQATVKKKRGVAIQREIVVLLAMIVFNLIFTQHFVSLQTFNVNLTQVVTIVIVGIGMTLVVATGGIDLSVGASMAIAGALAPMLFMNIDGPLGIVLAFTLPILAAAVCGVFNAFLVTRLNVQPIVATLVLFIAGRGIAQVVTDGSLQAFNNPAFQWIALGKIAGVPFQILLMLALVAVFTWIVRKTLFGKYLLVTGGNEDAAYLSGIPTARVKMIAYTACAALAGLAGLISISVNSSSDANVVGLGVELDAIAAVAVGGTALTGGKAYITGTLIGALIIQLLRYTLLAHGIPDAAALVLKAAIIIAAVYVQRKRG; encoded by the coding sequence ATGATCGATGACACGCAGCGCGCCGCGCCGATCGTGCAGGCCACCGTGAAAAAGAAACGCGGCGTCGCCATTCAGCGCGAAATTGTCGTGCTGCTGGCGATGATCGTCTTCAATCTGATCTTCACGCAGCACTTCGTTTCGTTGCAGACGTTCAACGTGAATCTCACGCAGGTCGTGACGATCGTGATCGTGGGCATCGGCATGACGCTCGTCGTCGCGACCGGCGGCATCGACTTGTCCGTGGGCGCGTCGATGGCCATTGCCGGTGCACTCGCGCCGATGCTCTTCATGAACATCGACGGGCCGCTCGGCATCGTCCTCGCATTCACGTTGCCGATACTCGCTGCCGCCGTGTGCGGCGTGTTCAACGCCTTTCTCGTGACGCGGCTCAACGTGCAGCCTATCGTCGCGACACTCGTGTTGTTCATCGCGGGACGCGGCATTGCGCAAGTCGTCACCGATGGCAGCCTCCAGGCGTTCAACAATCCCGCGTTTCAATGGATCGCGCTCGGCAAGATCGCGGGCGTGCCCTTCCAGATTCTGTTGATGCTCGCGCTCGTCGCGGTGTTCACGTGGATCGTGCGCAAGACCTTGTTCGGCAAGTATCTGCTCGTCACCGGCGGCAACGAGGACGCCGCGTATCTCTCCGGCATTCCGACCGCGCGCGTGAAGATGATCGCGTACACGGCGTGCGCGGCGCTCGCCGGACTTGCAGGGTTGATTTCGATCTCGGTGAATTCGTCGTCGGATGCGAACGTGGTGGGCTTGGGCGTCGAGCTCGATGCCATCGCGGCGGTCGCGGTCGGCGGCACGGCGCTGACGGGCGGCAAGGCGTATATCACGGGCACGCTGATCGGCGCGCTGATCATCCAGTTGCTGCGATATACGCTGCTCGCGCACGGCATTCCGGATGCCGCCGCGCTCGTGCTCAAGGCCGCGATCATCATTGCCGCGGTGTACGTGCAACGCAAGCGAGGCTGA
- a CDS encoding ABC transporter substrate-binding protein: MLSLEKKSRSGLRPLAAALTALTALTLAASFTAAHAADDGLPKIANKKPLKVGFAQTESNNPWRLAETKSFKDIAAKCGWQMVMTDANSSAAKQVSDIQSMIAQHVDLLVFPPREEKPLAPVVLQAKKAGIPVILVDRNIDQSMAKAGKDYITFIGSDFIDQGQRAADWLVKATNGKATIIELEGSTGASAANDRKKGFDDVIAKNSGMKIVASQSGDFARDKGRQVMETLLQAHPDVTAVYAHNDEMALGAIAAIKAAGKQPGKDIVLVTIDGTKGGLEAIKAGELGASVQSSPFFGPLACDVAQKYAKGETIPPWVKVSDRFYDKSNVDASMQYGY; this comes from the coding sequence ATGCTGTCGCTAGAGAAGAAATCGCGTTCGGGCCTGCGCCCGCTCGCCGCCGCACTGACTGCGCTGACCGCCCTGACGCTTGCGGCCAGCTTCACCGCCGCTCACGCCGCCGACGACGGCCTGCCGAAGATCGCGAACAAGAAGCCGCTGAAGGTCGGCTTCGCGCAGACCGAGAGCAACAATCCGTGGCGTCTCGCCGAGACGAAGAGCTTCAAGGACATCGCGGCGAAATGCGGCTGGCAGATGGTCATGACCGACGCCAACAGTTCGGCGGCGAAGCAGGTTTCGGACATTCAGAGCATGATCGCGCAGCACGTCGATCTGCTCGTGTTCCCGCCGCGCGAAGAGAAGCCGCTTGCGCCGGTCGTGTTGCAGGCGAAGAAAGCGGGCATTCCGGTGATTCTCGTGGACCGCAACATCGACCAGTCGATGGCGAAGGCGGGCAAGGACTACATCACGTTCATCGGTTCGGACTTCATCGATCAGGGGCAGCGCGCCGCCGACTGGCTCGTGAAGGCGACGAACGGCAAGGCGACCATCATCGAACTGGAAGGCTCGACGGGCGCTTCCGCCGCGAACGATCGCAAGAAGGGCTTCGACGATGTCATCGCGAAGAACTCGGGCATGAAGATCGTCGCGTCGCAGAGCGGCGACTTCGCGCGCGACAAGGGCCGTCAGGTCATGGAGACGCTCTTGCAGGCGCATCCGGACGTGACCGCCGTCTACGCGCATAACGACGAAATGGCGCTCGGCGCGATCGCCGCGATCAAGGCGGCGGGCAAGCAGCCGGGCAAGGACATCGTCCTCGTGACGATCGACGGCACCAAGGGCGGTCTGGAAGCGATCAAGGCCGGCGAACTGGGCGCGAGCGTGCAGTCGAGTCCGTTCTTCGGACCGCTCGCGTGCGATGTCGCGCAGAAGTACGCGAAGGGCGAAACGATTCCGCCGTGGGTCAAGGTCTCGGACCGCTTCTACGACAAGAGCAACGTCGACGCGAGCATGCAGTACGGCTATTGA
- a CDS encoding ABC transporter permease has product MKKNLPILIALVALLVLGVTRYEHFLSAYNVTSFWRYNSMFLLISIGMAFVIITGGIDLSVGAVAALASVVSALASPHGALAGVLAGSFAGLAVGVLNGIVITHMRILPFIVTLATSLGAHGLALLLGHNDAVAISSDTNFAAFGQGDFLTLPIPGIVCAVIAVLGWLALRSSRFGRHALAIGGSEEASRLMGLNVDRTLVCVYALSGLLAGIAGAILAAQFGAGQPNEGVGWELFAISAVVLGGTRLTGGDGSIAMTIAGVALLGLVFNLLNFENGLGYISLSAYWQSVIRGLFLLLVIVLQARVLNQRGGKTVKVAR; this is encoded by the coding sequence ATGAAAAAGAACCTGCCGATTCTGATCGCGCTCGTCGCGTTGCTCGTGCTCGGTGTCACGCGTTACGAGCACTTTCTGTCCGCGTATAACGTGACGTCGTTCTGGCGCTATAACTCGATGTTCCTGCTGATCTCCATCGGCATGGCCTTCGTGATCATCACGGGCGGCATCGATCTTTCGGTCGGCGCGGTGGCGGCGCTGGCGAGCGTGGTGTCGGCGCTGGCGAGCCCGCATGGCGCGCTGGCGGGCGTGCTCGCGGGATCGTTCGCGGGGCTCGCGGTGGGCGTGTTGAACGGCATCGTCATCACGCATATGCGGATTTTGCCGTTCATCGTCACGTTGGCGACGAGCCTCGGCGCGCACGGACTCGCGCTGCTGCTCGGCCATAACGATGCGGTGGCGATATCGTCCGATACGAACTTTGCGGCGTTCGGTCAGGGCGATTTTCTGACGCTGCCGATTCCGGGAATCGTGTGCGCGGTGATCGCGGTGCTCGGCTGGCTCGCGCTGCGCAGTTCGCGCTTCGGACGGCACGCGCTTGCTATCGGCGGGAGCGAAGAGGCATCGCGTTTGATGGGGCTGAACGTGGATCGCACGCTGGTCTGCGTGTATGCGCTGAGCGGTTTGCTGGCGGGCATCGCCGGTGCGATTCTCGCCGCGCAGTTCGGCGCGGGGCAGCCGAACGAAGGCGTCGGCTGGGAGTTGTTTGCGATTTCGGCGGTCGTGCTCGGCGGCACACGGCTGACCGGCGGCGACGGCTCCATCGCGATGACGATCGCTGGTGTCGCGCTGCTCGGGCTCGTTTTCAATCTTCTCAACTTCGAGAATGGGCTGGGGTATATCTCGCTGTCGGCGTACTGGCAGTCGGTGATTCGCGGATTGTTTCTGTTGCTGGTGATCGTGTTGCAGGCGCGGGTTTTAAATCAGCGCGGGGGGAAGACGGTTAAGGTTGCGCGTTGA
- a CDS encoding putative DNA modification/repair radical SAM protein produces MDLSEKLEILADAAKYDASCASGGAPKRESRGIDGLGASTGSGICHSFTPDGRCVSLLKILLTNFCLYDCQYCINRRSSNVPRARFTPEEVVGLTLDFYRRNYIDGLFLSSGVIRSSNYTMEQLVQVAKSLREKHHFRGYIHLKTIPDADPGLIAQAGRYADRLSVNIELPTEISLERLAPEKSGRTIKLAMSNIRVAREESEAEPRAPRFAPAGQSTQMIVGADETDDRTILGTAETLYGSYQLKRVYYSAFSPIPDSPSGVPSKAPPLLREHRLYQADFLMRGYGFGAAELLGDAGNLPLDVDPKLAWALAHRERFPIDLNAAPVRMIARVPGIGMRNAKRIVELRRERRVRYQDLVRLRCAMDKVKPFVVTADYRPPLTEAPSDNLRRALATGPVQLSLI; encoded by the coding sequence ATGGATCTCTCGGAAAAGCTCGAAATTCTTGCGGACGCCGCCAAGTATGACGCGTCATGCGCGAGCGGCGGGGCCCCTAAGCGCGAATCGCGCGGTATCGACGGTCTGGGCGCCAGCACCGGCTCCGGCATCTGCCACAGCTTCACGCCCGATGGCCGCTGCGTCTCGTTGCTCAAAATTCTGCTGACGAACTTTTGTCTTTACGACTGCCAGTACTGCATCAATCGCCGTTCGAGCAATGTGCCGCGCGCGCGTTTCACGCCGGAGGAAGTCGTCGGCTTGACGCTGGATTTTTATCGCCGCAATTACATCGACGGGCTATTTCTCAGTTCCGGCGTGATCCGCTCATCGAATTACACAATGGAGCAACTCGTCCAGGTCGCGAAAAGCCTGCGCGAGAAGCACCATTTTCGCGGCTATATCCATTTGAAGACGATTCCCGACGCCGATCCCGGCCTGATCGCGCAAGCGGGGCGGTATGCGGATCGTCTGAGCGTGAATATCGAGCTGCCGACGGAAATCAGCCTCGAACGCCTCGCGCCGGAAAAAAGCGGCCGCACCATCAAGCTGGCGATGAGCAACATCCGCGTCGCGCGCGAGGAGTCCGAAGCCGAACCGCGCGCGCCTCGTTTCGCGCCGGCGGGGCAGAGTACGCAAATGATCGTCGGCGCCGATGAAACCGACGACCGCACCATCCTCGGCACCGCGGAAACGCTGTACGGTTCCTATCAGTTGAAGCGTGTGTACTACTCGGCGTTCAGTCCGATTCCGGACAGTCCGTCGGGTGTGCCGTCGAAAGCGCCGCCGCTGTTGCGCGAACATCGTCTGTATCAGGCCGACTTTCTGATGCGCGGCTACGGTTTCGGCGCGGCCGAATTGCTCGGCGACGCGGGCAATTTGCCGCTCGATGTCGATCCGAAACTCGCGTGGGCGCTCGCGCATCGTGAGCGTTTTCCCATCGATCTGAATGCCGCGCCCGTGCGCATGATCGCGCGCGTGCCGGGCATCGGCATGCGTAACGCGAAGCGCATCGTCGAGTTGCGGCGCGAGCGGCGCGTGCGCTATCAGGATCTCGTGCGGCTGCGCTGCGCGATGGACAAGGTGAAACCGTTCGTCGTCACGGCGGATTACCGGCCACCGCTTACCGAAGCGCCCTCGGACAATTTGCGGCGCGCGCTCGCCACCGGTCCGGTGCAGCTTTCGCTCATCTGA
- a CDS encoding phytanoyl-CoA dioxygenase family protein, which produces MGKYDESTRDAFAESFERDGFVLLRDHFPRATLELWRDAFAPLLQPHVDGAHEAGANGNRGPGRYYVTLPFEGTFADPSIICDDDIVGIVERVAGRDPVMCQLATDTPVLGSDYQDWHRDTPPLFDDAPETPSFQLAVNFPLVDVDDRNGPLDTTRGTHRMSRDDALAGLEAGRFAAERVPMRLGDVMIRDVRGLHRGTPNLSGEPRPMVVIGYSRAWYFRPEVHIDVPRDVLAGLPARARRLLRFNPVVEKTPRTFDENYRQFAY; this is translated from the coding sequence ATGGGCAAGTACGACGAGAGCACGCGAGACGCGTTCGCCGAGTCGTTCGAACGGGACGGCTTCGTCCTGCTGCGCGATCATTTCCCGCGCGCGACGCTCGAACTCTGGCGCGATGCGTTTGCGCCGCTTCTGCAACCGCATGTCGACGGCGCGCACGAAGCCGGTGCGAACGGCAATCGCGGGCCGGGCCGCTATTACGTCACGCTGCCGTTCGAGGGCACCTTCGCGGACCCGTCGATTATTTGCGATGACGATATCGTCGGCATTGTCGAGCGCGTGGCCGGGCGCGATCCGGTGATGTGCCAGCTTGCAACGGACACACCCGTGCTCGGTTCGGACTATCAGGACTGGCATCGCGACACGCCGCCGCTGTTCGACGACGCACCCGAAACGCCGTCCTTTCAGCTCGCGGTGAATTTCCCGCTCGTCGATGTCGATGACCGCAACGGTCCGCTCGACACCACGCGCGGCACGCACCGCATGTCGCGCGACGATGCGCTCGCGGGCCTCGAAGCAGGGCGCTTCGCGGCGGAGCGCGTGCCGATGCGTCTCGGCGACGTGATGATCCGCGATGTGCGCGGCCTGCATCGCGGCACGCCGAATCTGAGCGGCGAGCCGCGGCCGATGGTCGTGATCGGCTATAGCCGTGCGTGGTACTTTCGACCCGAAGTGCATATCGACGTGCCGCGCGACGTGCTCGCCGGCTTGCCCGCGCGTGCGCGGCGCCTGTTGCGCTTCAATCCTGTGGTCGAAAAGACGCCGCGCACGTTCGACGAAAACTACCGGCAATTCGCATATTGA
- a CDS encoding aldose 1-epimerase, producing the protein MSATPSDTLVALRHGARRVLLAPHVGGAIAAFDETRDDRVIDWLRPATPAALAARDPLGMASFPLLPYCNRIRDARFMFDGAPVDLSGDGNAFAHALHGNAWRLPWRIAEVSESRARMHLLHEPSRAAAHHWPFAYEATQDIALDADTLSVTMSARNLSDRPMPFGMGHHPYYPRTRNTRIHARVAAMWHSTPDLLPTHAGPHPCVDAMASPEGLSADAFDLDNNFAGWSSRTATISWPDEHRSIRLDADAPFDHMVIYAPASHPALLCVEPVSNVADWINLDVARAMKGGAVLQPGESVSATFAWTTRVG; encoded by the coding sequence TTGAGCGCCACTCCTTCCGATACGCTCGTCGCGCTGCGTCACGGCGCGCGGCGCGTACTGCTTGCGCCGCATGTCGGCGGAGCGATTGCCGCTTTCGATGAAACGCGCGACGACCGCGTGATCGACTGGCTGCGTCCCGCAACGCCCGCCGCGCTTGCGGCTCGCGATCCGCTCGGCATGGCGAGCTTTCCGCTGCTGCCGTATTGCAATCGCATCCGCGATGCGCGCTTCATGTTCGATGGCGCGCCCGTCGACCTGTCCGGCGACGGCAATGCGTTCGCGCATGCGCTGCACGGCAACGCGTGGCGCTTGCCGTGGCGTATCGCAGAAGTCAGCGAGTCGCGGGCGCGCATGCATCTGCTGCACGAGCCTTCGCGTGCAGCGGCGCATCATTGGCCGTTTGCGTACGAGGCGACGCAGGACATCGCACTCGATGCCGATACGCTATCGGTCACGATGTCGGCGCGCAACCTGTCCGATCGGCCGATGCCCTTCGGCATGGGACATCATCCATACTATCCGCGCACGCGAAACACACGCATTCATGCACGCGTCGCCGCGATGTGGCACAGCACGCCGGATCTGCTGCCGACGCATGCGGGCCCGCACCCTTGCGTCGATGCGATGGCGTCGCCCGAAGGCCTGTCCGCCGATGCCTTCGACCTCGACAACAACTTTGCCGGCTGGTCGTCGCGCACGGCGACAATTTCATGGCCCGATGAACATCGCTCGATCCGGCTCGACGCGGACGCGCCCTTCGATCACATGGTCATCTATGCCCCGGCGTCGCATCCGGCATTGCTTTGCGTGGAACCAGTGAGCAATGTGGCGGACTGGATCAATCTGGACGTCGCGCGCGCGATGAAAGGCGGCGCGGTGCTGCAACCGGGCGAGTCGGTCAGCGCGACGTTCGCGTGGACGACTCGCGTGGGATAA
- a CDS encoding class I SAM-dependent methyltransferase, translating into MDRIAKILNGVTRDQKGIEIGPWFNPVAPKQDGFNCLSLDVYDTETLLSKASEDKSVSGQQLSQIESVDLVGSSVEIESIVSDRGLLGEIDYIISSHNLEHVPDPIKFLQGCSHVLRRGGVLSMAIPDKRGCFDHFRPHSSLGDWLEAYFDERRKPTLKQVFEAHQLGALYNGSGAFGLAVNSSEIEPTNNIQYGFDFWTAQISTGDRQYNDAHCWTLTPSLFELFVLDLSVLGLLKFKIESVESAGFEFYARLTAMGDDWLPEYSKDEYFHIRTNLIRKVQGEQASNSRAPGDESPDVIAIKLENAALRARLSDIEESTSWKITSPMRKVVTSLRAVFVREPKVRTG; encoded by the coding sequence ATGGACAGGATAGCTAAGATTCTCAATGGTGTTACGCGAGATCAGAAGGGCATCGAGATTGGCCCGTGGTTTAATCCTGTCGCTCCGAAGCAGGACGGTTTCAATTGTCTTTCGCTTGATGTTTACGATACGGAGACGCTTCTATCCAAGGCATCAGAGGACAAAAGCGTTTCCGGTCAACAGCTATCTCAAATCGAAAGTGTCGACCTTGTCGGATCATCCGTCGAAATCGAGTCGATCGTTTCAGATAGAGGCTTGCTGGGAGAGATAGATTACATCATCTCTTCGCATAATCTTGAACATGTCCCCGACCCGATAAAATTCCTGCAGGGTTGCAGTCACGTTTTGCGGCGCGGCGGGGTGTTGTCGATGGCCATTCCGGATAAGCGCGGATGCTTCGACCACTTCAGGCCGCATAGCTCTTTGGGCGACTGGCTTGAAGCATACTTCGACGAACGCCGGAAGCCGACGCTCAAGCAGGTTTTCGAGGCGCATCAGCTCGGGGCACTTTACAACGGCTCGGGAGCCTTTGGATTGGCAGTCAACAGTTCAGAGATAGAGCCGACCAACAACATTCAATATGGCTTCGATTTCTGGACAGCGCAGATCAGCACGGGTGACCGACAATACAACGATGCCCACTGCTGGACGCTGACGCCTTCACTCTTTGAACTGTTTGTACTGGATCTTTCAGTTCTCGGGCTGCTCAAATTCAAGATCGAATCGGTCGAAAGTGCGGGCTTCGAGTTTTATGCGCGCCTCACGGCCATGGGCGATGACTGGTTGCCCGAATACTCGAAGGACGAATACTTTCACATTCGGACAAACCTTATCCGCAAAGTGCAAGGCGAACAGGCGTCCAACAGTCGCGCCCCAGGTGACGAGTCGCCCGATGTCATTGCGATCAAGCTGGAAAACGCGGCGCTGCGGGCGCGGCTGAGCGACATCGAAGAATCTACGTCGTGGAAGATCACCTCTCCGATGAGGAAGGTTGTGACATCTCTTCGGGCTGTCTTCGTTCGCGAGCCAAAGGTCAGAACGGGCTAG
- a CDS encoding sugar ABC transporter ATP-binding protein: MAQTPLLDMQDIDIAFGGVPALKRARLCVAAGEVHALIGQNGAGKSTLIKILTGAYHKSAGTIRFDGREVDFRTPKDAREAGISTIYQEINLVPFRSVAENIFLGREPRRFGLIDWKTVQHRASELLESFGLRIDVKKPVRDYSTAIQQMVALARAVSSDAKMVIMDESTSSLDEREVELLFTVVRRLRDDGRAVIFVSHRLDELYALCDRVTVMRDGQTVAENTMQEMDKLKLVTTMLGRTLAAVVHEDSAVKEANLAKRGDVMLAAQGLAAGAKVTDVSLDVHAGEAVGLAGLLGSGRTETMRLLFGADRPAKGTLTVSGESAAFKSPKDAIARGIAYLTEDRKAEGIVPELSVRDNLTLVCLPALTKRGVVDVAKQREIVDGFIESLGIKLRSADQPIRELSGGNQQKVLLARWLATHPRLLLLDEPTRGIDVGAKADVAKIVRELRDAGLAVLLSASELEELTAVADRAVVIRDGETVAQLDGAQMNEASIMDAIAYGAGAESTLADALEETKHDR, from the coding sequence ATGGCTCAGACTCCCCTACTCGACATGCAGGATATCGACATCGCGTTCGGCGGTGTCCCCGCGTTAAAGCGCGCGCGCCTCTGCGTCGCGGCGGGCGAAGTGCACGCGCTCATCGGCCAGAACGGCGCGGGCAAGTCCACGCTCATCAAGATTCTCACCGGCGCGTATCACAAGAGCGCGGGCACGATTCGCTTCGACGGCCGCGAAGTCGATTTCCGCACGCCGAAAGACGCGCGCGAAGCAGGCATCAGCACGATCTATCAGGAGATCAATCTCGTGCCGTTCCGCTCGGTCGCGGAGAACATCTTTCTCGGACGCGAGCCGCGCCGTTTCGGGCTGATCGACTGGAAGACCGTACAGCATCGCGCGTCCGAACTGCTCGAATCGTTCGGTTTGCGAATCGATGTGAAGAAGCCCGTGCGCGACTATTCCACCGCGATCCAGCAGATGGTCGCGCTCGCACGCGCGGTGTCGTCGGATGCGAAGATGGTCATCATGGACGAATCGACTTCATCGCTCGACGAACGCGAAGTGGAATTGCTCTTTACCGTCGTGCGGCGTTTGCGCGACGACGGACGCGCGGTGATCTTCGTGTCGCATCGGCTCGACGAACTCTATGCGCTATGCGACCGCGTCACCGTGATGCGCGATGGCCAGACCGTCGCCGAAAACACGATGCAGGAAATGGACAAGCTAAAGCTCGTCACGACGATGCTCGGCCGCACGCTCGCCGCCGTCGTGCACGAAGACAGCGCCGTGAAGGAAGCGAATCTCGCGAAGCGCGGCGACGTGATGCTCGCGGCGCAAGGCCTCGCGGCGGGCGCGAAAGTCACGGACGTTTCGCTCGACGTGCATGCGGGCGAAGCCGTCGGTCTCGCGGGCCTGCTCGGCTCGGGCCGCACGGAGACCATGCGCCTGCTGTTCGGCGCGGATCGTCCGGCGAAGGGCACGCTCACCGTCAGTGGCGAGAGCGCGGCGTTCAAGTCGCCGAAAGATGCAATCGCGCGCGGCATCGCGTATCTCACGGAAGATCGCAAGGCCGAAGGCATCGTGCCGGAACTGTCCGTGCGCGACAACCTGACGCTCGTGTGCCTGCCCGCGCTGACGAAACGCGGCGTGGTCGATGTGGCGAAGCAGCGCGAGATTGTCGATGGCTTCATCGAATCGCTCGGCATCAAGCTGCGTTCGGCGGATCAGCCGATACGCGAACTGTCGGGCGGCAATCAGCAGAAGGTGCTGCTTGCACGCTGGCTCGCGACGCACCCGCGCCTCTTGTTGCTCGATGAACCCACGCGCGGCATCGATGTCGGCGCGAAAGCCGATGTCGCGAAGATCGTGCGCGAATTGCGCGATGCGGGGCTTGCGGTGCTGCTGTCCGCATCGGAGCTTGAAGAACTGACGGCCGTCGCGGATCGCGCGGTCGTGATCCGCGACGGCGAGACGGTCGCGCAACTGGACGGCGCGCAAATGAACGAGGCATCGATCATGGATGCGATCGCGTACGGCGCGGGCGCGGAGTCGACACTCGCCGACGCGCTGGAGGAAACCAAACATGATCGATGA
- a CDS encoding LacI family DNA-binding transcriptional regulator: MKKTTQRRPTMTDIAKLTGVSQSTVSLVLNNASGAKFSDSTRDKVLRAAHELGYRMTQREPVPAFESESERNLIVYLADEISTSPHPVVSIDGARDAAFANGRMLAVYSTHGNAEIEARVLDATLGNPNVLGVIYATVYTRRVTLPDALARVPTVLLNCYSNEANVSSVVPAEVAGGHTATDHLLAAGHKRIGYINGEPWQDAARDRLKGYRTALATADLPFAPELVREGDWSPDTGFEQTLALMREPNPPTAIFCANDLMALGAIEALKQLGLRVPDDVSVLGYDDQEIARHTHPPLSTVVLPNYELGRWAVETLLQEEQNRAAGAPVRRRTVKLDGPLIERGSVRVMTEANQLLATNNISD; this comes from the coding sequence ATGAAAAAAACCACTCAACGCCGCCCGACGATGACCGACATCGCGAAACTCACCGGAGTCTCGCAATCGACGGTATCGCTCGTGCTGAACAACGCAAGCGGCGCGAAATTCTCCGACAGCACGCGCGACAAGGTGCTGCGCGCCGCGCACGAACTGGGCTATCGCATGACGCAGCGCGAGCCGGTTCCGGCGTTCGAAAGCGAGAGCGAGCGCAATCTGATCGTCTATCTCGCCGATGAAATCTCGACGAGCCCGCATCCGGTCGTGAGCATCGACGGCGCGCGCGACGCCGCGTTCGCCAACGGCCGCATGCTCGCGGTCTATTCGACGCACGGCAACGCGGAGATCGAGGCGCGCGTGCTCGACGCGACGCTCGGCAATCCGAACGTGCTCGGCGTGATCTACGCGACGGTGTACACGCGCCGCGTCACGCTGCCCGACGCGCTCGCCCGCGTGCCGACCGTGCTGCTGAACTGCTATTCGAACGAAGCGAACGTGTCGTCGGTCGTGCCGGCCGAGGTCGCGGGCGGACATACGGCGACCGACCATCTGCTGGCGGCGGGACACAAGCGCATCGGCTATATCAACGGCGAGCCCTGGCAGGACGCCGCGCGCGACCGGCTGAAGGGGTATCGCACCGCGCTCGCCACCGCCGATCTGCCGTTCGCGCCGGAACTCGTGCGCGAAGGCGACTGGAGCCCGGACACCGGCTTCGAGCAGACGCTTGCGCTGATGCGCGAGCCGAATCCGCCGACGGCCATCTTCTGCGCGAACGACCTGATGGCGCTCGGCGCGATCGAGGCGCTGAAGCAGCTCGGCCTGCGCGTGCCGGACGACGTCTCCGTACTCGGCTACGACGATCAGGAAATCGCGCGGCATACGCATCCGCCGCTGTCGACCGTCGTGTTGCCGAACTATGAACTCGGGCGCTGGGCCGTCGAAACGCTCTTGCAGGAAGAACAGAACCGCGCGGCGGGCGCGCCGGTAAGGCGCCGCACCGTCAAGCTCGACGGACCGCTCATCGAACGCGGCTCGGTCAGAGTAATGACCGAAGCGAATCAGCTTCTGGCAACTAATAATATTAGCGATTGA